One Candidatus Symbiobacter mobilis CR genomic window, CGTGCGGTTCTTCGTCATCGCCTGGCGCAGCCTTTGTATTCGGCATATCTGGCATCGTTCGTAGCGTGCAGTCTTCGTGGCGCGGCGAGAGGGGGAGGGCGAGCAGCACTTCGTCTTCGACCAGTTCGCTCAGGTCGAAGGGAACGCTGAGCACCAGGATGTCTTCTTCGCAATCGGGGTCTTCGCGCTCGGCAGTCGCTTCGTCATGGACGAAGCGGAAGTGGCGGTCGATCTCGATGAGGGTGTCCACGGGGGTCAGGCAACGCTGACATGGCAGGGGAAGGCAGACTGCCACCTGCAAGTGCAGCCACAGCACCGCTGGGGACGTGGGGCGCTGGCGTACACAGGATAGGTGCGCTTGCCAGTGCATCGCACGGTCTGCGCCTTGCGATTCGGTGGCTTCCAGCAGTCGTGGGAATGCGGCGAGGGTGTCCACGCCTTCCATCGGAGCAAGGGCTTCGGCGGCGCGGC contains:
- a CDS encoding YceD family protein, with product MSKHPPRIDLRRAAEALAPMEGVDTLAAFPRLLEATESQGADRAMHWQAHLSCVRQRPTSPAVLWLHLQVAVCLPLPCQRCLTPVDTLIEIDRHFRFVHDEATAEREDPDCEEDILVLSVPFDLSELVEDEVLLALPLSPRHEDCTLRTMPDMPNTKAAPGDDEEPHDNPHEEPPNPFGVLARWKQ